From the genome of Verrucomicrobiia bacterium, one region includes:
- a CDS encoding glycosyltransferase family 2 protein, giving the protein MDSQKIKLSDPARSKKFDRRTQRKLVLLLPGHNEELIVATTIQSAIAAGQDKRDIYVVDDNSSDNTRAEAIRMLGKDHVLSVQRSGKALAVKKAIKKFDLDTRYQWLHIADADSVFGANYFRIYRKKLDPKKYAVAVGFVQSLRGNWISTYRAASYTYSQHVNRRIQSKLGMISVFPGPITCFRTDILHKLDFEAHTLTEDFDITLQVHRHKLGKILYIPKAVNYTQDPQSFIDFCKQNLRWQRGFFQGVKKYNIGLRPHAIDISIGWQVWQAVFYLAQMFILLPYLIATTGNWELLPFVLAADFVLTGVITMASSVVIKRWNLVGALPYFYFLRWVEIGIFVWAFVEIYALRKFQTVRPWDTEGRRYKLDANALKDAAA; this is encoded by the coding sequence ATGGATTCACAAAAGATAAAACTCAGCGACCCTGCTCGCTCCAAGAAATTCGACCGACGCACTCAGCGCAAACTCGTCCTGCTCTTGCCTGGTCATAACGAAGAATTGATCGTGGCCACCACCATTCAATCAGCCATTGCAGCTGGCCAAGACAAGCGCGACATCTACGTGGTTGACGATAATTCCAGCGACAATACCCGCGCCGAAGCCATTCGCATGCTTGGCAAAGACCATGTCCTCAGCGTCCAGCGCAGCGGCAAGGCCCTCGCCGTCAAGAAAGCTATCAAGAAGTTCGATCTAGACACCCGCTATCAGTGGTTACATATTGCTGACGCCGACAGTGTCTTTGGTGCTAATTACTTCCGTATTTATCGCAAAAAGCTAGATCCCAAGAAATATGCCGTAGCTGTTGGGTTCGTGCAGAGCCTACGTGGTAACTGGATCAGTACTTACCGAGCCGCCAGTTATACCTATAGCCAGCACGTCAACCGCCGTATCCAGTCCAAACTGGGTATGATTTCGGTTTTCCCGGGTCCTATCACCTGTTTCCGCACCGATATCTTGCACAAACTAGACTTCGAGGCCCACACGCTAACCGAAGACTTTGATATCACCCTGCAGGTACACCGCCACAAGCTGGGTAAAATCCTCTACATTCCAAAAGCCGTCAACTATACCCAAGACCCTCAAAGCTTTATCGACTTCTGCAAGCAAAACCTTCGCTGGCAGCGTGGGTTCTTCCAGGGTGTCAAAAAGTACAACATCGGTCTTCGACCACACGCCATCGATATCAGCATTGGCTGGCAGGTCTGGCAAGCTGTCTTCTACCTAGCCCAAATGTTCATACTGCTACCCTACCTGATTGCCACCACTGGCAACTGGGAACTACTACCCTTTGTACTGGCCGCTGACTTTGTATTGACCGGTGTTATCACCATGGCATCGTCTGTTGTTATTAAGCGCTGGAACCTTGTAGGTGCCCTGCCTTACTTCTACTTCTTGCGCTGGGTAGAGATCGGTATCTTTGTCTGGGCTTTTGTAGAAATCTACGCATTACGCAAGTTTCAAACCGTTCGCCCTTGGGATACCGAAGGCCGTCGCTACAAGCTAGACGCCAACGCCCTCAAAGACGCCGCCGCCTAA
- a CDS encoding Ig-like domain-containing protein: MKRFFTALLALALLVAPLSTFLSVNALTPGPNLVPNASVETPKSGTPSSPQSWATNKWGTITASFTYENTGHTGSKSVKSTVTKYTTGDAKWYFTPVTIEPNKTYTFTDYYKSNVTTSVWVELENTSGALSYTNIGNPAASATNWSTFTANYTAPANAKKATIYHVIDKVGWVQLDDQYFGLSDTTPSNPVAPTVSVTAPAANATVNGNVTLTASAASPGSTVAGVQFKVDGVNVGSEDLTAPYSVAWNTNTATAGAHNLTAVVRSNNGLTTTSTQVPVTVNNSPTVTVTAPAANATVSGTQNMTATATSPGSTVAGVQFKVDGVNVGAEDTTAPYSVAWNTTSYSNAGHTVSATVRSANGQTVTSTDVPVTVNNVAAAPTVTVTAPATNATVSNNVNITASAASPGSTVAGVQFKVDGVNVGSEDTSAPYSVSWDTKTATDGSHSVTAVVRSNNGLSTTSSAVVVNVNNPIAPTGSITAPTATSTVTDLQTITASAASPGSTVAGVQFKVDGVNVGSEDTSAPYEASWDTKTVSNGSHTLTAVVRSTNGLSTTTTGVQVTVDNPVVVPPTDPTNLIPNPSMEITGSETTPTGWTSSKWGTNTAAFTSEPNGHTGRSVKSTMTAFTDGDAKWYFNPITAKANQQYTYKHFYQSTVSTELLAAYIDASNNWTFQWIKTVPASANWAEVSATFTTPANAKQLTVFHTIAGVGSLSLDDASLKEVATAPSTGPIANNSFENASANNPNLPANWTGSNWGTNTPVYEWLNEGHTGSKSAKVTVSNYVDGDAKWVFDEITTGTGANQLQRGKQYRFSSWYKSNTTPNAVVQFIKDNNTAQYYGMPNPQPGANAATTWQQYSDTFTVPVDAKTVTIFFYINGNGWVQTDDYNITDYTPVGFNRPLLTMTFDDGHEDNIANALPLLNQYGFKTTQCYMTGNGVLEGNPTAQQGVLSFFNSGHEICSHTVTHPMLTTLTEAQARYELEHSKQVLESIIGQPVLNFASPHGDYNANVNSIIDDYYQSHRTVDEGYNSKDNYNKYRVRVQNLQSTTTMAEFQSWITQAKATNTWLVLVYHRIANNPEQFDTKIADFQAQLQAIQASGITVSTYQSALTETQSQL; this comes from the coding sequence ATGAAGAGATTTTTCACAGCACTATTAGCATTGGCACTATTGGTGGCGCCTCTGTCTACATTTTTATCAGTTAATGCCCTGACCCCTGGTCCCAACCTGGTACCTAATGCGTCGGTCGAGACCCCAAAGTCTGGCACTCCTAGCTCTCCCCAGAGCTGGGCAACAAACAAGTGGGGCACTATTACTGCCAGCTTTACGTACGAAAATACCGGGCATACCGGCAGCAAAAGTGTTAAATCTACCGTTACCAAGTACACTACCGGCGATGCGAAATGGTACTTTACTCCCGTAACCATTGAACCAAACAAAACCTATACCTTTACTGACTACTACAAATCAAACGTTACTACCAGCGTTTGGGTTGAACTAGAGAACACCAGCGGTGCTCTTTCATACACAAACATTGGCAACCCTGCTGCCAGCGCTACAAACTGGAGCACTTTTACTGCCAACTACACCGCCCCAGCAAATGCCAAGAAAGCTACCATCTATCACGTTATAGACAAAGTTGGCTGGGTTCAGCTTGATGACCAGTACTTTGGCTTGTCAGACACAACCCCCTCTAACCCTGTTGCACCTACTGTCAGCGTTACCGCTCCTGCCGCTAATGCTACTGTTAACGGCAATGTTACCCTGACCGCCTCTGCTGCCAGCCCTGGTTCTACCGTAGCTGGTGTGCAGTTCAAGGTTGATGGTGTCAACGTTGGTTCTGAGGACCTAACCGCTCCTTACTCCGTTGCCTGGAACACTAACACTGCAACTGCTGGTGCCCACAACCTTACAGCCGTTGTTCGCAGCAATAATGGCCTGACAACCACCTCAACCCAGGTACCCGTTACAGTCAATAACTCACCAACCGTTACTGTTACTGCTCCTGCTGCTAACGCTACTGTCAGCGGCACTCAGAACATGACCGCCACCGCTACCAGCCCCGGCTCAACTGTTGCTGGTGTGCAGTTCAAGGTTGATGGTGTGAATGTAGGGGCAGAGGACACCACGGCTCCTTATTCAGTTGCCTGGAACACGACTTCTTATAGTAACGCCGGTCACACCGTGTCCGCCACAGTGCGCAGCGCCAACGGACAAACAGTCACTTCTACTGATGTACCTGTCACTGTCAACAACGTCGCAGCTGCTCCAACGGTAACCGTTACTGCTCCTGCTACTAACGCCACTGTCAGCAACAACGTAAACATCACTGCTTCTGCTGCAAGCCCTGGCTCTACCGTAGCTGGTGTGCAGTTCAAGGTTGATGGTGTGAATGTTGGTTCCGAGGACACCTCTGCTCCTTATTCAGTTAGCTGGGACACAAAGACCGCTACTGATGGCTCACACTCTGTCACGGCTGTTGTACGCAGTAATAACGGCCTATCCACCACTTCAAGCGCCGTTGTCGTAAACGTTAACAACCCTATCGCTCCTACCGGTAGCATTACCGCACCAACCGCTACCTCTACTGTTACTGACTTACAAACCATCACTGCTTCTGCTGCAAGCCCTGGCTCTACCGTAGCTGGTGTGCAGTTCAAGGTTGATGGTGTGAATGTTGGTTCCGAGGACACCTCTGCTCCTTACGAGGCAAGTTGGGACACCAAGACTGTCAGCAACGGCAGCCATACCCTTACTGCTGTCGTACGTAGCACCAACGGCCTATCAACAACTACCACCGGCGTACAAGTTACCGTCGACAACCCCGTAGTTGTACCTCCAACTGATCCAACCAACCTGATCCCTAACCCCTCTATGGAAATCACCGGATCAGAAACAACCCCAACCGGCTGGACTTCTAGCAAATGGGGCACCAATACAGCCGCCTTTACCTCGGAACCCAATGGTCACACTGGCCGCAGTGTGAAGTCTACTATGACCGCCTTTACTGACGGCGATGCCAAGTGGTACTTCAATCCGATTACAGCCAAGGCCAATCAGCAATACACCTACAAGCATTTCTACCAATCAACTGTAAGTACCGAACTGCTAGCCGCCTACATCGACGCCAGCAACAACTGGACCTTCCAGTGGATCAAGACAGTTCCAGCCAGTGCTAACTGGGCAGAAGTATCCGCAACCTTTACCACGCCCGCAAACGCCAAGCAACTCACCGTCTTCCATACCATTGCAGGCGTAGGCAGTCTCAGCCTCGACGATGCTTCACTGAAAGAAGTAGCAACTGCACCATCTACTGGACCTATTGCAAACAACTCATTCGAGAACGCTTCGGCCAACAACCCCAACCTGCCCGCCAACTGGACCGGTAGCAACTGGGGCACCAACACTCCTGTGTACGAATGGCTCAACGAAGGTCACACCGGCAGCAAGAGCGCTAAAGTTACTGTCAGCAACTATGTAGACGGCGATGCCAAGTGGGTCTTTGACGAGATCACCACCGGCACCGGCGCCAACCAATTGCAGCGCGGCAAACAGTATCGCTTCAGCTCATGGTACAAGTCCAACACGACCCCTAACGCGGTTGTTCAGTTCATCAAAGACAACAACACCGCCCAATACTACGGCATGCCTAACCCACAGCCAGGTGCCAACGCCGCCACTACCTGGCAGCAGTACAGCGACACCTTTACCGTACCCGTAGATGCCAAGACTGTAACTATCTTCTTCTACATCAACGGCAATGGCTGGGTTCAGACCGATGACTACAACATCACTGACTACACACCCGTTGGTTTCAATCGTCCACTACTGACCATGACCTTTGACGATGGCCACGAAGACAACATCGCCAACGCCCTGCCACTACTGAACCAGTACGGTTTCAAGACCACCCAGTGCTACATGACTGGCAACGGCGTACTGGAAGGTAACCCAACCGCACAGCAAGGCGTCCTATCCTTCTTCAACAGCGGTCACGAGATCTGTTCTCACACCGTTACCCACCCAATGCTGACAACTTTGACCGAGGCCCAGGCTCGCTACGAGCTGGAGCACTCAAAGCAAGTACTCGAAAGCATCATCGGCCAGCCAGTACTGAACTTTGCCAGCCCACATGGTGACTACAACGCTAACGTCAATTCCATCATCGACGACTACTATCAGTCGCACCGTACTGTTGACGAAGGCTACAACTCGAAGGACAACTACAACAAGTACCGCGTACGTGTTCAGAACCTACAGAGCACCACGACTATGGCTGAGTTCCAGAGCTGGATCACTCAGGCCAAAGCCACCAATACTTGGCTGGTACTGGTCTACCACCGCATTGCCAATAATCCTGAACAGTTCGACACCAAGATTGCCGACTTCCAGGCTCAGCTGCAAGCTATCCAGGCTAGTGGTATCACTGTCAGCACCTATCAGAGCGCGTTGACCGAAACCCAGAGCCAACTCTAA
- a CDS encoding NUDIX hydrolase: MRVVGCFLGFDDKFVVLFRHSHKPEGNTWALPGGKVEPGETDAQELQLLGEYEFKTSENLQYQYVIFSVKLSKPHHVKLEEGAHSEYKWLSPDECYARTDLIRDLHNLLKLVGYIK, from the coding sequence ATGAGAGTTGTTGGTTGCTTCCTTGGATTTGATGATAAGTTTGTGGTTCTCTTCAGACATAGCCATAAACCCGAAGGCAATACTTGGGCCCTGCCTGGCGGTAAAGTTGAACCGGGGGAAACGGATGCTCAAGAGCTTCAGCTACTCGGAGAGTACGAGTTTAAAACATCTGAAAATCTGCAGTACCAATACGTTATATTTAGCGTCAAATTAAGCAAACCCCATCACGTCAAGCTTGAAGAAGGTGCTCACTCAGAATATAAATGGTTATCGCCAGATGAGTGTTACGCCAGAACAGATTTAATTCGAGACTTGCACAACCTTCTCAAGCTCGTTGGCTACATAAAATAG
- a CDS encoding class E sortase, translated as MTLRRFNNMLSMVVIVLCLYVLLAPLFPQAAFWWRKSVVKKSPPLVTAAEGKGPEVIPAQDTLVIPRLQMQQVVHENKNPQWGLAKGVWHDPKSKTPGAGGNTVLTGHRFTYAGAAVFYHLDKLQVNDELIVYWGKKKYIYRVQTVRVVSPTEGAAIAATQDETLTIYTCTPLITARNRLVVTAKPVEEAQ; from the coding sequence ATGACACTCCGTCGCTTCAATAACATGTTAAGTATGGTCGTCATCGTATTGTGCTTATACGTGCTGCTGGCGCCCTTGTTCCCGCAGGCAGCTTTTTGGTGGCGCAAGTCGGTGGTCAAGAAAAGTCCCCCCTTGGTTACGGCCGCAGAAGGCAAGGGGCCAGAGGTCATTCCGGCCCAAGATACCTTGGTTATACCAAGGCTACAAATGCAGCAGGTTGTACACGAGAACAAGAATCCCCAGTGGGGACTGGCCAAGGGCGTCTGGCATGACCCCAAGTCCAAGACACCTGGTGCAGGAGGCAATACAGTGCTCACCGGGCATCGTTTTACTTATGCTGGGGCAGCTGTCTTCTACCACCTGGACAAGCTTCAGGTAAACGACGAGTTGATTGTGTATTGGGGCAAAAAGAAATACATCTACAGAGTGCAGACGGTGCGGGTGGTGTCACCCACCGAAGGTGCAGCCATAGCGGCTACTCAGGACGAGACGCTGACTATTTACACCTGTACACCGCTCATCACTGCAAGGAACCGGCTCGTGGTAACGGCCAAGCCAGTCGAGGAGGCGCAATGA
- a CDS encoding glycosyltransferase family 2 protein has translation MEAGLFTFVSWFSWVILVFVIAKILFFTTLSMKHHTRHKRLHPRALSYTPFVSVIVPSYNEGMTLNNCIESLVAQTYPNFEIVIVNDGSTDDTLQVARRIARQYKPLIRIVTKENGGKATALNRGIARSRGDIIVCIDADSIFLPNTVEQLVLSFHDKDVAAVGGNVKVANNKKLLSRQQSLEYITGLTIQRKAFAHLGCMQVISGAIGAFRREAILGIGGYSTTTIVEDMDTTIELARHHYKVVYNPSAIAYTEAPETLDAFLKQRHRWIYGSFQVLSKHRSTLWKRNTNFMGFIGMPYFLLSPWLDMGITILFVLSLFRAIVTNDLLGFLGMVVVMFSLQVSLIMYALVADKENKKLIALAVIDSFIYYHLISYATLRAGIEYLRGNNATWNKLERYGKNVLPQETQPQQLTPATSAEKVG, from the coding sequence ATGGAGGCGGGGCTTTTTACTTTTGTGTCTTGGTTTTCGTGGGTAATCTTGGTTTTTGTAATTGCTAAGATCTTATTCTTTACTACCCTGTCCATGAAACACCACACCCGGCACAAGCGCCTCCACCCACGTGCCCTCTCCTATACTCCTTTTGTATCTGTTATTGTGCCATCCTATAACGAAGGTATGACACTGAATAACTGTATCGAGAGTCTTGTTGCCCAGACCTACCCCAACTTCGAGATCGTTATCGTGAACGACGGTAGCACCGACGATACACTGCAGGTGGCCCGCCGCATAGCCAGGCAGTACAAGCCTCTGATCCGTATAGTTACCAAGGAGAACGGCGGCAAGGCAACCGCCCTTAACCGTGGTATTGCCCGGTCAAGGGGCGATATTATTGTCTGCATAGATGCCGACTCTATTTTTTTGCCCAATACGGTCGAACAGCTTGTACTGTCCTTTCATGACAAGGACGTAGCTGCCGTGGGCGGAAACGTTAAAGTTGCCAACAATAAGAAGCTGCTGAGCCGCCAGCAATCACTGGAATACATAACCGGCCTGACTATCCAACGCAAGGCTTTTGCCCATCTGGGCTGCATGCAGGTCATCTCTGGAGCCATTGGCGCCTTTCGCCGTGAAGCTATTTTGGGCATTGGTGGCTACTCTACCACCACCATCGTAGAAGACATGGACACCACCATAGAGCTTGCCCGACACCACTACAAGGTTGTCTACAACCCATCCGCCATAGCCTATACTGAGGCGCCCGAAACATTGGACGCTTTCCTGAAGCAACGACACCGTTGGATATACGGCAGTTTTCAGGTTTTGTCCAAGCATCGCAGCACCTTGTGGAAGCGCAATACCAACTTTATGGGCTTTATAGGTATGCCGTACTTCCTGCTGTCTCCCTGGCTGGACATGGGTATCACCATTCTATTCGTCCTGTCCTTGTTCCGGGCCATTGTGACGAACGACCTCCTCGGTTTCTTGGGCATGGTAGTTGTTATGTTTTCGCTCCAAGTTAGCCTCATTATGTACGCCCTGGTAGCCGACAAAGAGAATAAAAAGCTTATTGCCCTGGCTGTCATCGATAGTTTTATCTACTATCACCTGATCAGCTACGCCACACTGCGCGCAGGCATTGAATACCTCCGTGGAAATAATGCTACCTGGAACAAACTAGAGCGCTATGGCAAGAACGTCTTGCCCCAAGAAACACAACCCCAGCAGCTTACTCCAGCCACATCTGCTGAAAAAGTTGGCTAG
- a CDS encoding non-canonical purine NTP pyrophosphatase translates to MSDIYVVTGNANKLAELQAIFPPELALKCAAIEIPEIQGEPHAIVEDKLAWAYETLGQPVIVEDVSVELDCLNGLPGPFIKHFEEKLGKTALWELARHYDNRAATVRCTMGYFDGADKEIVDGAVRGTIVSPRGTRGWGFDFVFMPDGHDKTNAQMDVSQKNQISHRASAARALAAKLSSRVV, encoded by the coding sequence ATGTCTGACATTTATGTTGTAACCGGAAACGCCAACAAGTTAGCTGAGCTTCAAGCCATTTTTCCACCAGAGCTAGCGCTGAAGTGCGCAGCCATAGAGATACCAGAAATACAAGGCGAGCCGCATGCCATAGTAGAAGATAAGCTAGCGTGGGCCTACGAGACGCTTGGACAACCGGTAATTGTCGAGGACGTGTCAGTCGAACTGGACTGCCTGAACGGACTGCCCGGGCCATTCATAAAACACTTCGAGGAAAAATTGGGCAAGACCGCTCTGTGGGAACTGGCGCGACACTACGATAATCGTGCAGCAACCGTTCGCTGCACCATGGGTTACTTTGACGGTGCAGACAAAGAAATTGTCGATGGAGCAGTCAGGGGAACCATTGTCTCGCCCCGAGGCACACGCGGCTGGGGTTTTGACTTTGTTTTTATGCCCGACGGACACGACAAGACCAACGCACAGATGGATGTATCCCAAAAGAATCAGATAAGCCACCGAGCCTCGGCCGCGCGGGCCCTTGCAGCCAAGCTCAGTAGTCGGGTTGTATAA
- a CDS encoding NUDIX domain-containing protein, which translates to MTKPLVYVVDEHDTVIGTKSREDLKPKDILRVSVLWIENGRGQVLLQQRALTKKLGPGLWGPAVAGTVESHETYLSNVIKETEEEIGVVGIKPEEVGKRLYWEPGGNFGRMFTFFKAGIDKPLSDFTIQEDEVAQIKWVAKDAILTDTRKSPKNYVPSVVLWEEMYY; encoded by the coding sequence ATGACTAAACCTTTGGTATACGTAGTAGACGAACACGACACCGTTATTGGCACGAAGTCTCGTGAAGACCTGAAGCCCAAGGATATTCTGCGTGTCTCTGTCCTATGGATAGAAAATGGCCGCGGCCAGGTATTACTGCAGCAGCGAGCGCTGACCAAAAAACTGGGCCCTGGCCTGTGGGGTCCGGCAGTAGCCGGCACCGTAGAGTCACACGAGACCTATCTGAGCAATGTTATTAAAGAGACCGAAGAAGAGATCGGTGTTGTCGGCATCAAACCAGAAGAAGTCGGCAAACGCTTGTATTGGGAACCGGGTGGTAATTTTGGCCGGATGTTCACGTTTTTTAAGGCAGGGATAGACAAGCCACTGAGCGATTTTACCATTCAGGAAGACGAAGTGGCGCAGATCAAATGGGTCGCCAAAGACGCCATCTTGACAGACACCCGCAAAAGCCCCAAAAACTATGTGCCCAGCGTCGTGCTCTGGGAAGAGATGTATTATTAA
- a CDS encoding glycoside hydrolase family 16 protein, which translates to MAKKIYFRNITTKAKALGAQGVQRIQGLNTRNKVLLAAGLVMVFSTSTVAIARHGNRSRSKRPPVATTSNGTDNKQEVLSTKSEPPKPAPQPAPAPKPQAAAPKLVWQQDFSKYPNGPLDPKYWNVASAATPIYNDEAQKYDASSASVRIVGGKLILEARKTASGYTSGRVDTMNKQQVTIGSRLEANIKLPKGKGTWPAFWLLSANQPHTTKLHPTEADWEGERFYMWDGEIDIMEAYGTYPNTVEASVFTFGKDEEKSTPVAGASDGFHTYWLEWRTDGLTFGVDDKAYSTYKKASDDARLWPFNAQNKMYVILNLAMGGSGGGPIVQAAGDNWGMEVAWVKYFQL; encoded by the coding sequence ATGGCGAAAAAGATTTACTTCAGGAATATAACTACTAAAGCTAAAGCGCTTGGCGCTCAGGGGGTTCAACGGATACAGGGCCTTAATACCCGAAATAAAGTTTTGCTGGCAGCGGGGTTGGTAATGGTCTTTAGCACCAGTACTGTGGCTATCGCCCGGCACGGCAATCGATCACGCTCAAAAAGGCCACCCGTGGCTACTACATCAAATGGTACCGATAACAAGCAAGAGGTACTATCCACCAAAAGCGAACCGCCAAAACCGGCTCCGCAGCCAGCTCCTGCGCCAAAGCCCCAAGCCGCCGCACCCAAGTTGGTATGGCAACAAGATTTTAGTAAGTATCCAAATGGCCCGCTAGACCCCAAGTACTGGAATGTCGCTTCTGCTGCCACGCCCATCTATAACGACGAAGCCCAAAAGTATGATGCCAGCTCGGCAAGTGTGCGGATTGTCGGCGGCAAACTAATACTCGAGGCTCGCAAGACAGCCAGCGGTTATACCTCTGGGCGGGTTGATACTATGAATAAACAGCAGGTAACAATTGGCAGCCGTCTTGAGGCAAATATCAAGTTGCCAAAGGGTAAGGGAACATGGCCGGCTTTTTGGCTGCTGTCCGCTAATCAGCCTCACACTACCAAATTGCACCCTACAGAGGCCGACTGGGAAGGCGAACGCTTCTATATGTGGGACGGCGAGATAGACATCATGGAGGCCTACGGCACTTACCCCAACACCGTAGAGGCTTCGGTCTTTACCTTTGGCAAGGACGAAGAAAAGTCTACGCCGGTGGCCGGCGCCTCAGATGGCTTTCACACCTACTGGCTCGAGTGGCGCACCGACGGTCTGACCTTTGGTGTAGATGATAAAGCCTATAGTACGTATAAAAAAGCCAGCGATGATGCACGGCTGTGGCCATTCAACGCTCAGAACAAAATGTATGTCATCCTCAACCTGGCTATGGGGGGCAGCGGTGGCGGCCCTATTGTCCAGGCAGCTGGCGACAACTGGGGTATGGAAGTAGCCTGGGTCAAGTACTTCCAGCTATAA
- a CDS encoding peptidase E — translation MHSRHILAASGGYIVGYKRASLGPIIKYGLQLTGKKKPRLCYIGTATGDAVSEITTFYNACIDQEVTPSHLQLFTEPNVKDVREHILRQDMIWVDGGSVANLLAVWRVHELDSILRTAWEKGIVLAGCSAGSICWHTGGTTDSFGEDLHPVINALGFLPYSNGVHYDVHKQRRPLFQNLVQENILDEGYATDDGAAIHYVDDQFHKAIADRPGKFAYHITRVGDGIKETRLKTELLS, via the coding sequence ATGCATAGCCGACATATCCTTGCTGCCAGTGGCGGATACATAGTCGGCTACAAACGAGCAAGCCTAGGACCCATTATCAAATACGGGCTACAACTGACGGGTAAAAAGAAGCCAAGACTTTGCTATATCGGTACCGCAACCGGAGATGCCGTAAGCGAGATTACAACCTTTTACAATGCCTGTATCGACCAAGAAGTAACTCCGAGTCACTTGCAACTATTCACAGAGCCGAACGTGAAAGATGTCAGAGAGCATATCTTGAGACAAGACATGATATGGGTAGACGGAGGGTCGGTCGCCAACCTTCTGGCAGTGTGGCGTGTCCATGAGCTCGATAGCATCTTGCGAACAGCATGGGAAAAGGGCATTGTGCTGGCCGGATGCAGTGCTGGCTCGATCTGCTGGCATACGGGCGGCACAACCGATTCATTCGGCGAAGACCTACACCCCGTAATCAATGCGCTGGGATTTTTGCCGTATTCGAATGGCGTCCACTATGATGTACACAAGCAAAGACGCCCACTGTTTCAGAACCTGGTACAAGAAAACATCCTGGACGAAGGCTATGCGACAGACGATGGAGCGGCTATACACTATGTTGACGACCAATTTCACAAGGCCATAGCGGACAGGCCTGGTAAATTTGCGTATCATATAACTCGAGTGGGTGACGGGATCAAGGAAACAAGGCTCAAAACCGAGTTACTAAGCTAG
- a CDS encoding sortase, protein MIISKKLLVVGSTATVLGLAGIAPSAYYRYRDSHAVRASAYNPPTVTTPTVVAAPQVITGKPSRLVIPGLKLDLSVADGVYDTKSGRWTLSNDKVHYALMTMQPNDQQGNTLIYGHYRPGVFATLKSIKLGAEVRVVTDNGYTFAYTFREAKTIEPSDTSILSYEGKPQLTLQTCTGAFMQNRQLFSFDFVGVTKN, encoded by the coding sequence ATGATTATTTCTAAGAAGTTATTGGTAGTCGGTTCTACTGCAACTGTCCTCGGACTGGCTGGTATTGCGCCAAGCGCATACTATCGGTACCGTGACTCGCATGCAGTACGGGCGTCTGCTTACAACCCCCCAACAGTCACAACCCCTACGGTTGTAGCTGCTCCACAAGTGATAACGGGCAAGCCGAGCCGTTTGGTTATTCCAGGCCTCAAGCTCGATCTATCGGTAGCGGACGGCGTTTATGATACAAAGTCTGGCCGGTGGACACTCTCTAATGATAAGGTTCATTACGCCCTGATGACCATGCAGCCAAACGACCAGCAAGGAAACACCCTTATATATGGACACTATCGCCCCGGGGTGTTTGCAACGTTGAAGTCAATCAAGCTGGGTGCGGAGGTGCGGGTGGTGACGGACAATGGGTACACCTTTGCCTATACGTTTCGTGAGGCTAAGACTATTGAGCCATCAGATACCTCTATTTTGAGCTACGAAGGCAAACCTCAGTTGACGCTACAGACTTGCACTGGCGCCTTTATGCAAAATCGCCAACTCTTCAGCTTTGATTTTGTTGGCGTAACCAAAAACTAG